The following coding sequences are from one Coffea arabica cultivar ET-39 chromosome 11e, Coffea Arabica ET-39 HiFi, whole genome shotgun sequence window:
- the LOC113718915 gene encoding (+)-borneol dehydrogenase 1-like produces MSSNPRVASSSKRLDGKVAIITGGASGIGAAAARLFHSNGAKVVVADIQDNLGQAIANELGKNACYIHCDVSQEDQIIDLIDTTIAKYGQLDIMYNNAGITEGSKIAILETSKSELDRVIGVNLVGSFLGAKHAARVMIPRRRGCVLFTASASVNIAGLGPHAYAVTKHAIAGLAKNLSAELGQHGIRVNCVSPYAVMTGIAGGNYSEEYIGQMQMFVNAVANLKGKTLTADDVAQAALYLASDEAGYVSGLNLVVDGGFSVVNPSMMTAAAQAKLHQK; encoded by the exons ATGAGCTCTAACCCTAGAGTTGCTTCCTCCAGTAAAAG GCTAGATGGTAAGGTGGCAATTATCACCGGAGGTGCCAGCGGTATAGGAGCAGCTGCGGCTCGGCTCTTTCATAGCAATGGTGCTAAAGTTGTAGTAGCCGATATCCAAGACAATCTAGGCCAAGCAATTGCCAATGAGCTTGGCAAAAATGCATGCTACATTCACTGTGATGTATCACAAGAGGACCAAATTATTGATCTTATCGATACCACCATAGCCAAATACGGCCAACTTGACATCATGTACAACAATGCTGGAATCACTGAAGGGTCCAAAATTGCTATTCTGGAAACGTCAAAGTCAGAGTTGGACCGGGTTATTGGTGTAAATTTGGTGGGCTCATTTTTAGGAGCCAAGCATGCTGCAAGAGTCATGATACCCCGGCGCAGGGGATGCGTATTGTTCACAGCCAGCGCCTCGGTCAACATAGCTGGTCTTGGACCTCATGCCTATGCAGTCACTAAGCATGCAATTGCAGGTCTAGCTAAGAATTTGTCAGCTGAGCTTGGTCAACATGGTATACGAGTCAACTGTGTCTCCCCTTATGCCGTAATGACTGGCATAGCAGGAGGGAATTATTCTGAAGAGTATATTGGGCAAATGCAGATGTTTGTAAATGCAGTGGCTAATCTTAAAGGGAAGACTTTGACAGCAGATGATGTTGCTCAAGCTGCACTGTACTTGGCAAGCGATGAAGCTGGTTATGTAAGTGGACTGAATCTTGTAGTTGACGGAGGTTTCAGCGTTGTTAATCCTTCCATGATGACTGCTGCGGCTCAGGCCAAACTACATCAGAAATGA
- the LOC140021268 gene encoding uncharacterized protein, with protein sequence MRVLHVYALGSGDQSSILFSKNVRPGLMNEITHIMGNMQTVSQGKYLGLPMVVSRTKQQIFGFVKTTIQQRMLKWKNRSLSSAGKEIMLKSVALAMPTYTMSYFKIPSRLCKEISSLMSNYWWGETNGKNKIHWCSWRKLIPNKNMGGLGFKDLEAFNTALLGKQANKQERIQNESSTSWDNHTSKVWKELWRLKVKHKQKIFLWKCLNNALPVRDIIHGRIKVGDPICNGCGEERETIEHTFLNYVQAKLTWKLAPIQWEGMMEQHGCFRRWWISITEAKHRPHDWQHISLTVHILWQIWKERNEVEFNGKKYRPWRTIQKAMKECIGITRDKNQLWLGIGICLTEADQGSKRGWALRETSSGSVLLDEAIALKLAMCKATNMQHRAVQF encoded by the exons ATGAGGGTGTTGCATGTGTATGCCTTGGGGTCTGGGGATCAGTCGTCTATACTTTTTAGTAAGAATGTGAGGCCAGGTTTGATGAATGAGATAACCCATATCATGGGGAACATGCAAACAGTCAGTCAGGGCAAGTACCTCGGGTTACCAATGGTAGTTTCAAGAACAAAACAACAGATTTTTGGTTTTGTTAAGACAACCATACAACAGAGAATGCTCAAGTGGAAAAATAGGTCCTTAAGCTCGGCAGGCAAGGAAATAATGCTGAAATCTGTGGCCCTAGCTATGCCCACGTATACTATGTCCTACTTCAAGATTCCATCCAGATTGTGTAAGGAAATCAGTTCACTAATGTCAAACTATTGGTGGGGAGAGACCAATGGCAAGAATAAAATACACTGGTGCTCTTGGAGAAAGCTCATTCCGAACAAGAACATGGGAGGGTTAGGCTTCAAAGATTTGGAGGCCTTTAATACAGCACTACTGGGCAAACAG GCTAATAAGCAGGAAAGAATCCAGAACGAGAGCTCTACAAGTTGGGACAATCACACCAGCAAGGTATGGAAGGAATTGTGGAGATTAAAGGTCAAGCATaaacagaaaatatttctaTGGAAGTGTCTCAACAATGCTCTTCCAGTGAGAGACATTATCCATGGTAGAATCAAAGTGGGGGACCCTATTTGCAACGGATGCGGAGAGGAAAGGGAGACAATTGAACACACATTTCTGAACTACGTGCAAGCAAAACTGACTTGGAAATTAGCCCCAATCCAATGGGAAGGAATGATGGAGCAACATGGCTGTTTCAGAAGATGGTGGATATCAATTACGGAAGCTAAACACAGACCACATGATTGGCAACATATCTCTTTAACTGTCCATATTCTCTGGCAAATATGGAAAGAGAGGAATGAGGTGGAATTCAATGGCAAGAAGTACCGACCATGGAGGACTATACAGAAGGCAATGAAGGAATG CATTGGGATCACAAGGGACAAGAACCAGCTTTGGCTAGGCATTGGAATCTGTCTAACAGAAGCAGATCAAGGATCAAAGAGGGGATGGGCATTACGAGAGACCAGTTCTGGATCGGTACTGCTGGATGAAGCAATAGCACTCAAACTGGCAATGTGTAAAGCTACCAATATGCAACACAGAGCAGTACAATTCTAG